In Ornithinibacter aureus, the genomic stretch GCGGGCCGCGAGGACGAGCTGCTCGTCCCCCGCCAACGGGGCGAGGTCGAGCAGCCCCACAGCGGCGGTGAGATCGGATGCCGCGACCTGGCGGCACTGCGTCACCGTGCGGACGCTGTGGTCAAGACGCACCCCGGCATCCCAGATCGGGTACCAGATGCGGTCGGCGAGCGCCGTCAGTTCCTTGGCGGGCAGTGAGCGCTCGGAGTGCAGCAGGACGAGGTCGTAGTCGCTGAGGGGGCCTGCGTCACCGCGGCCGATGCTGCCGACGGCGGCCAGGGCGAGTCCCTCGATCCGGCTCCCGCCCGTGGCGTTCGCCCAGATATCGGCGAGCCACTGGCGGTTGAAGGCTGCGAGGGCGGCCCGACGAGCCGGGCCGGCACCCGCGACGGCGAAGTCGCGGGTGCCGGCCAGGTCGAGCCGCCTGGAGCTGAGCTCGCTCGAGGGGGTCGTCATGCTCAGATCGCCTCGACGCCGCGCTCTCCGGTGCGGACCCGGGCGACGTCCTCGACCGGGACGACCCAGATCTTGCCGTCACCGATGCGGCCGGTCTGCGCGGCCTTGAGGATGACGTCGACCACGGAGGAGGAGTCCATGTCGTCGACGAGCACCTCGATCCGGCTCTTCGGCACGAAGTCGACGGTGTACTCGGCACCGCGGTAGACCTCGCTGTGGCCGCGCTGGCGCCCGTAGCCGTGGGCCTCGCTGATGGTCATGCCCTGGATGCCGAAGGCCTCGAGGGCCTCCTTCACCTCGTCGAGCTGGTGGGGCTTGATGATGGCAGTGACGAGCTTCATGCCTGGGCTCCTTCGAGGTTCTTGGCCGGGGCGCCAGTGGGGGCGGCGCTGGGGCCACCGCTCATCCGACCACCGCGAGAGTTGATGTCGTAGGCCGACTCAGCGTGCTCGGAGCCGTCGATGCCTGCGATCTCGACATCCTCCGGGACGCGCCAGCCCAACGTCGCCTTGAGTGCCAGGGCGATGATCAGCGTGACGACACCCGAGATGACGAGGGTGGCGAGGGCGACGAGCACCTGCACGACGAGCTGGTCGATACCGCCACCGTAGAACAGACCGGTGGAGGTCGCGAGCAGGCCGGCACCGACGGTGCCCCAGAGGCCGGCGACGAGGTGGACGCCGACGACGTCGAGCGAGTCGTCGTAGCCGAGCTTGAACTTCAGGCCGACGGCGAGGGCGGCCAGGCCACCGGCGACGACACCGAGGATGATCGAGCCGAGGGGGCTCAGGGCGCCACAGGCCGGGGTGATCGCGACGAGACCGGCGACGACACCCGAGGCCGCACCGACCGAGGTGGCGTGACCGTCACGCAGCTTCTCCACGACGAGCCAGCCGAGCATCGCGGCACACGTGGCGGCGGTGGTGTTGACCCACACGAGGGCGGCGGTCTCGTCGGCGGCGAGCTCAGAGCCCGCGTTGAATCCGAACCAGCCGAACCACAGCAGGCCGGCGCCGATCATGGTGAGCGGCACGTTGTGGGGGCGCATGGCCACCTTGCCGAAGCCGATGCGCTGGCCGACGACGAGCGCCAGGACCAGGCCGGCGACACCGGCGTTGATGTGGACGACCGTGCCACCGGCGAAGTCGATCGGCACGACGTTGGCGACGCCGTCGGTCACACCGAACACCGCCGCGGCCAAGCCGCCCTCAGCACCGCTGAGAAGGCCCCCGCCCCACACCATGTGGGCGATCGGGAAGTACGCGAAGGTGACCCAGAGGGCGGAGAAGACCATCCAGGTGGAGAACTTCACCCGGTCGGCGACGGCGCCGCTGATGAGGGCGACGGTGATGACGGCGAAGGTCAGCTGGAAGCCGACGAACGCGAGTTCGGGGATGTTGCCGTAGCCCTCGTAGCCGAAGGGGTTGATGATCGTGTCGGTGCCGGCGAGGCCGAACTTCTCGAACGGGTTCGCGATGATCCCGCCGATGTTCTCGCTGCCGAAGCTCATCGAGTAGCCGTACAGGACGTAGATGATGCCGACGACGCCCATCGCGCCGAACGACATCATCATCATGTTGAGGACGGACTTGGTTCGGGTCATGCCGCCGTAGAACAGGGCGAGACCGGGGATGGTCATGAGGAGGACGAGGGAGGCGCAGAGGATCAAGAACGCCGTTGCCGCGTAGTCGACCGTCTCCGCTGCCTCCGCCAGGGGCATCAGTGGTGTGCTCATGCCGTCAACGATCACCCCGGTCCGTTACCCCTCACGCCCCCGGATGTTTCGGGGATGTTGCATCAGGACGGCGGGTGTAAGCATCCGGTTTCACACGACCAGAGGTCTCGCATCCTGAGACCAGCTGCCCGTGGGACGATACGGCCATGGCTCCACGCTCATCGGCCGCCGCGCCCCTGCCGGTCCTCGTGTTCGACGGAGACTGCGCGTTCTGCACGACCTCGGCCGGCGTGATCACGCGCCGCCTGCGGCGCTCCCCGGACGACTACGCCGTGCAGCCGTGGCAGCACCTCGATCTCGACGCCCTGGGCCTGACGCCGCAGGAGTGCGACGAGGCGGTGCGCTGGGTCGATGCGAACGGCATCCCGGATGCCGGTCACGTCGCCATCGCGCGCGCGTTGCGCGCGTCGCGCTGGTGGGTGCGCCCGCTCGGGGTGGTGCTCGTGGCCCCGGGGGTCAATGCCCTCGCAGCCCGTGCCTACCGGTGGGTCGCGGCGAACCGGCACCGCCTGCCCGGTGGCACCCCCGCCTGCTCGCTGCCCCCGGCGGCCTAGTCCAGGAGGGCGTCGACGAACGCCTCGGGCTCGAACGGCGCCAGGTCGTCGGGGCCCTCGCCGAGCCCGACGAGCTTGACCGGCACTCCCAGACCGCGCTGGACTGCGACGACGATGCCACCCTTGGCGGTCCCGTCGAGCTTGGTGAGCACGATGCCGGTGATGCCGACCACCTGCGAGAAGACCTCGGCCTGGCGCATCCCGTTCTGGCCGGTGGTGGCGTCGAGGACGAGCAGGACCTCGTCGACGGGGCTCTGCTTCTCGATGACCCGCTTGACCTTGCCGAGCTCGTCCATCAGGCCGACCTTGTTCTGCAGGCGCCCGGCGGTGTCGATGAGCACGACGTCGGCCTCCATCTCGGCGGCTGCCTTGACGGCGTCGAAGGCCACCGCGGCGGGGTCGGCCCCCTCGCGGTCGGAGCGGATCGTCGGCACCCCGACGCGCTCGCCCCAGGTCTGGAGCTGGTCGGCGGCGGCGGCACGGAAGGTGTCGGCCGCACCGAGGACGACGTCCTTGTCCTGCGCGACGAGGACCCGGGCGAGCTTGCCCACCGTCGTGGTCTTGCCGGTGCCGTTGACCCCGACGACGAGCACGCACGCCGGTCGGCCGTCGACCCGCGACGACACGATCGACCGATCCATGGTCGGGTCGACCAGGGTCAGCAGCTCCTCGCGCAACCAGGCACGAACGGTGGCCTCGTCGGTCGTGCCCTCGACGGCGACCTTGGTGCGCAGCGAGTCGACGAGCTCGGTCGTCGCGGCCACGCCCAGGTCAGCGGCGAGAAGGGTGTCCTCGACCTCTTCCCACGCGGCCTCGTCGAGCTTGCCACCGGACAGCAGGGCCAGCAGGCCCTTGCCGAGGGCGCTGTTGGACCGGGCGAGGCGGGCCCGCAGCCGGCGCAGGCGCCCGGCCGGTGCATCGGGACGATCAAGGGTGGGGGTCGGGACCGGCTCGGGGGTGATGACCTCCGGCTCGAGGGCCGGTTCGAGGACGTCGGGGGCCGGGCGCTCGATGGTCCCGACCGCGCCCTCCGGCGCCGCATCGACCTCGACGGCGGGCCCGCCGGGGGCGCTGCTCGGAGGAGTCGGGGGAAGCTCCTTGGACCGCCCTCCACGGCCACGCATCAGGCCAACGGCGATACCGCCGAAGACGACGATGATGCCGATGGCGACGGCGAGGTACTCCCACATGGTGTCGATGGCGCTCACCCGTTCATCCTCGCAGCCGGGCGACCACCCCCCAAACCGGCAGCGCCGAACCCGGCCCGCGGCGGGGGCCTTGGCGACCGGCCGGACCGACGAGCGGGAGGCCAAGGGCGCTGACCCGCGCTCCTGGCCCTCGGCATCCGACACGCCCACGGTGCGTCCCCGGTAGGGGTACCGCTGAGGGTCTTTGCGTCAGACAAGGGATTGCTTGCGCGGCGCAACGACCCTCCATGGCCCCCCGCACAGGACTCTGTGGCGGGGCTGCGCCTGCCGCGCGGCCTGCTGTCACCACGCGTGGCGGAGTTGCGCGGCCTGTTGTCATCACGCGTGGCGAATTCTGGGCGGCGGAACTGCCGAGAACGCACCACTTCGGATCCGACGCACCACTTCAGATCGCACGCAGAAATTACCGGTCACGCTCCGAACTACCGCGTCCCCGCCGAACTGCTGCGCGACATCCACACGTCCGCGTCAGCGCGGGTGCCGTCACCCCCGCTTGGTGGATGCCGTCACCGGAATCCCGTCACCGGAATGCCGTCACCTCCGGGCCACCCGCTCGTCAGAAGATCCGCACGCGCTGCGCAGGGTCGACCCACAGCCCGTCGCCCGGGCCGACGCCGAACGCCTCGTGGAACTCGTCGAGGTTGCGCACGGCGTTGGCCCGCAGGTCCATCGGCGCGTGCGGGTCGAGGGCGAGCAGCCGCTCGGCCTCGGCAGCCCTGGCCGCACCGCGCCAGACCTGTGCCCACCCGAGGAAGAAGCGCTGGTCGCCGGTCCACCCGTCGATCTCCGGAGCCGGCTCGTCGCCGAGGGAGATGCGGTAGGCGAGGTGCCCGATGGTCAGCCCACCGAGGTCGCCGATGTTCTCGCCGACGGTCAGGGCGCCGTTGACCTTCTGCCTCGGGGCGTCGCGCGTCTCGAGCTCGTCGAACTGGGCGATGAGGGCGTCGGCGAGGGCCTGGAAGGCGCTGCGGTCCTGCTCGGTCCACCAGTTGCGCAGGGTGCCGGTGCCGTCGAACTGCGAGCCCTGGTCGTCGAAGCCGTGGCCGACTTCGTGGCCGATCACCGCCCCGATGCCGCCGTAGTTGACGGCGTCGTCGGCATCGACGTCGAAGAACGGCGGCTGGAGGATCGCGGCCGGGAAGACGATCTCGTTCAGGCCCGGGTTGTAGTACGCGTTGACCGTCTGCGGGGTCATGAACCACTCGTCGCGATCGACCGGGCCGCCGAGCTTGGCGTACTGCCGGTCGACCTCGAACGCCACCGCGCGTCGGACGTTGCCGAGCAGGTCGTCAGCGCGCACCTCGAGGGCCCCGTAGTCGCGCCAGCGCTGCGGGTAGCCGATCTTCGGAGTGAACTGGCCGAGCTTGGCCAGGGCCTCGCGACGGGTGTCCTCCCCCATCCACGGCACCTGCGACAGGCTGCGCCGGAAGGCCTCGACGAGGTTGTCGACGAGCCCGACCATGGCCTCCTTGGCGTGCGGCGGGAAGTGGCGCTCGACGTAGAGCTGGCCGACGGCCTCGCCGAGGGCCTCCTCCACCAGGCCGACGCCGCGCTTCCAGCGCTCGCGCATCTCTGGCACGCCGGACAGCGTGCGCCCGTAGAAGTCGAAGTTCTCCTCGACGAAGGCCGAGGCCAGGTAGGGCGCGTGGGCGTGGACCACGTGCCAGGCGAGCCAGTCTCGCCACGCCTGCACCGGCTCCTGCGCGAGGGCTGCCGACACCGACGTGATGTGGTCGGGCTGGCGCACGACCACCGCGTCGAAGGCATCCGCCGGGGCACCGAGGCCCTCGAGGTAGGCGGGCCAGGCGATCTGCGGCCCCAGCTGCGTCAACCCGGCGAGGTCGAGCAGGGTGTAGGTCTTCACCGGGTCGCGGTTGGTCACCTTGTCCCAGTGGCCGGCGGCCAGCCGGGTCTCCAGCGCCATGACCCGAGCAGCTGCCTCGGCGGGCTCGGGCCAGCCGGCGAGCGCCAGCATGCGCTCGACGTGCCCGACGTAGGCGGTGCGCTTGTCGGCGTGCTGCTCCTCGCGGTAGTACGACTCGTCCGGCAGGCCCAGCCCGGCCTGCTCGAGGTACACGACGTAGCGGCTCGGGTCACGGTCGTCGGTGTTGACGAAGGGCAGGACGAGACCGAGGATGCCGGCGCGCCCGAAGGCGCCCGACGTCGCCATCACCTCGTCCGGCGACGAGACGGTCGCGGCCCGCTCCAGGTCCTGGGCGAGCGGCTGCGCACCGAGCGCCTCCACGGCATCCTCGTCCATGAAGCTGGCGTAGAGGTCTCCCACCTTGGCCGCCACGGTGCCGCCCTGTGGGTCACCCGCGGCGACCTCCTCGATGATCTCGCGCACGTGCTGCTCAGCGGTCTCGCGCAGCACGTCGAACGTGCCGTAGCGGCCACGGTCGGCGGGAATGGGCGTCGCCCGGATCCACGGACCGTTGACGTGGGCGAACAGGTCGTCCTGCGGGCGCACGTTCGTGTCGACTGCGCTCGGGTCGAT encodes the following:
- a CDS encoding P-II family nitrogen regulator; this translates as MKLVTAIIKPHQLDEVKEALEAFGIQGMTISEAHGYGRQRGHSEVYRGAEYTVDFVPKSRIEVLVDDMDSSSVVDVILKAAQTGRIGDGKIWVVPVEDVARVRTGERGVEAI
- a CDS encoding ammonium transporter; translated protein: MSTPLMPLAEAAETVDYAATAFLILCASLVLLMTIPGLALFYGGMTRTKSVLNMMMMSFGAMGVVGIIYVLYGYSMSFGSENIGGIIANPFEKFGLAGTDTIINPFGYEGYGNIPELAFVGFQLTFAVITVALISGAVADRVKFSTWMVFSALWVTFAYFPIAHMVWGGGLLSGAEGGLAAAVFGVTDGVANVVPIDFAGGTVVHINAGVAGLVLALVVGQRIGFGKVAMRPHNVPLTMIGAGLLWFGWFGFNAGSELAADETAALVWVNTTAATCAAMLGWLVVEKLRDGHATSVGAASGVVAGLVAITPACGALSPLGSIILGVVAGGLAALAVGLKFKLGYDDSLDVVGVHLVAGLWGTVGAGLLATSTGLFYGGGIDQLVVQVLVALATLVISGVVTLIIALALKATLGWRVPEDVEIAGIDGSEHAESAYDINSRGGRMSGGPSAAPTGAPAKNLEGAQA
- a CDS encoding thiol-disulfide oxidoreductase DCC family protein, with product MAPRSSAAAPLPVLVFDGDCAFCTTSAGVITRRLRRSPDDYAVQPWQHLDLDALGLTPQECDEAVRWVDANGIPDAGHVAIARALRASRWWVRPLGVVLVAPGVNALAARAYRWVAANRHRLPGGTPACSLPPAA
- the ftsY gene encoding signal recognition particle-docking protein FtsY yields the protein MSAIDTMWEYLAVAIGIIVVFGGIAVGLMRGRGGRSKELPPTPPSSAPGGPAVEVDAAPEGAVGTIERPAPDVLEPALEPEVITPEPVPTPTLDRPDAPAGRLRRLRARLARSNSALGKGLLALLSGGKLDEAAWEEVEDTLLAADLGVAATTELVDSLRTKVAVEGTTDEATVRAWLREELLTLVDPTMDRSIVSSRVDGRPACVLVVGVNGTGKTTTVGKLARVLVAQDKDVVLGAADTFRAAAADQLQTWGERVGVPTIRSDREGADPAAVAFDAVKAAAEMEADVVLIDTAGRLQNKVGLMDELGKVKRVIEKQSPVDEVLLVLDATTGQNGMRQAEVFSQVVGITGIVLTKLDGTAKGGIVVAVQRGLGVPVKLVGLGEGPDDLAPFEPEAFVDALLD
- a CDS encoding M13 family metallopeptidase → MRSGIDPSAVDTNVRPQDDLFAHVNGPWIRATPIPADRGRYGTFDVLRETAEQHVREIIEEVAAGDPQGGTVAAKVGDLYASFMDEDAVEALGAQPLAQDLERAATVSSPDEVMATSGAFGRAGILGLVLPFVNTDDRDPSRYVVYLEQAGLGLPDESYYREEQHADKRTAYVGHVERMLALAGWPEPAEAAARVMALETRLAAGHWDKVTNRDPVKTYTLLDLAGLTQLGPQIAWPAYLEGLGAPADAFDAVVVRQPDHITSVSAALAQEPVQAWRDWLAWHVVHAHAPYLASAFVEENFDFYGRTLSGVPEMRERWKRGVGLVEEALGEAVGQLYVERHFPPHAKEAMVGLVDNLVEAFRRSLSQVPWMGEDTRREALAKLGQFTPKIGYPQRWRDYGALEVRADDLLGNVRRAVAFEVDRQYAKLGGPVDRDEWFMTPQTVNAYYNPGLNEIVFPAAILQPPFFDVDADDAVNYGGIGAVIGHEVGHGFDDQGSQFDGTGTLRNWWTEQDRSAFQALADALIAQFDELETRDAPRQKVNGALTVGENIGDLGGLTIGHLAYRISLGDEPAPEIDGWTGDQRFFLGWAQVWRGAARAAEAERLLALDPHAPMDLRANAVRNLDEFHEAFGVGPGDGLWVDPAQRVRIF